CAAGAATTATGGAAGAAATACAAAATAGGGCTAAGTACATGTAAGTATATTTTCTACTTTCTAATTTGTATAAAAGCAGCAGATAAAATCCAAGCCCTGCAAACACACCAATTATCAGTGCACTTTTAATCATATTTATTGAAGCTATATTATCTACGACATTAAACCTGCCAAATACAATATTGTTTATAATTCCCCCTTTATTATGATGGTAATTAGAAACTTGTATAATTATTTCAATATCTTTTGACTGAGTATAAAAGGGAACAACTCTAAGCTTCCAGCTGGGGATTTCATTTACATAGGAATTATTTACAGCTCCATTCACAATAATTTTTTCATTATTTATAATCAATTTATATGCACTGGAAATAAAGTTAATTTTAAGACAATATAGGCCTTTTTCAGGCACTTTTAACCTAAGTCTGTAAGTTCCACAACCATAAGTGTTCATTTTTCTACCATTATATGTATAATTATTCCATTGATTTGGAACATCTATGTAGTTTATTGGTTCAAAATTACTTGTTCTAAATTCATAGGGATAAAATTCCCACTTTCCTTGTAAAATTATAATATCATTATCAAAATCAGCAGAAGACAAGTCCATATAGCCCAGATTTGCCTTAATATCCTTTTCATAACTTATACCATTAAATAATCTCAAATAAATCAGGAAAATAGCAGTTAAAATTATAGCTAAAATTATTTTAGCAATATCCTTATTATGCATTGGTGCTCCCTTCTTAAATTTTTGATTCCATTTTTAAATAAATATAACGACAAAGCTATAAATAACTTCCTACTTCCTTTCTTTTCTATATATTATACCGAATTTTTACATAAATTTCACTATGATTTATGTAAAATAACCTAGAAATTACAAAAAACACTATAGAATCAAATTTATCTAAAGGGATACAACTTATTTACAATCACTTCTTTATTTCAATACTATATATAGAATTATGATAATTCTTAGATATATTTTCCAATACAGGAATATGTCTTAAAGTTATTTTTTTATAATAATGTTTTTCTGACCCTTCTGCTGTAATAATCAAATCATTACCATCTATTTCTAGATTTACATTTTCTTCTTCTATTCCAGGTAGTTCCACTACAATTATGATTTTATCTCCTTCATCAAATATGTGGGTTATAGGATCAATTATCTCTTTACTGTTTTCAGAGACATTTGCCGAAGAGCCTGTATGTGATTTATGATTATCGTTTTCAATCATATCCAAAATCATATTCATAAATTCATCCCTATTTCTAATTAAGGATTTAATATTATTTGACCCATTACATTCTTTCCTTTTCATAATTTTAATTCCCCTCAGTAATTATAATTTTTTAATATCATGAAATGAATTTATATGTACTATAACTATTATATGCATCAATGGTATTTATAATCACTTGATATTAATATCATAAGCTGAATCGATAAAATCGATTCAGCTGTAAATATGATCAATATTATGCAGGCAGAACAGGTCTTTAGCATAAGTTTTTAATTTATTTAATGTTTTATTTTAACAGACTTTGTCAATATTTAATAATCCATCACCAATTTTTTAAAGATCCTGCCATTATAAATTTTAAGCTTCTGTGAATCTAATATCTATTAATCCCTTTTTAAATGTCTATTGTGTCTTTAATATATACTATTATTACCCCTTCATATCTGTTACAGATCTTTAGCTCTTTTACATTAAATTGTGCTTAATCCAAGAATGGCTTCATAAAAAGTTAATTTATGGTATAATGTGTTTGTAAAGTTATCTGAAAGAGGCTGTCAAAGTGGCATTCTTCAACTGAAAATTATTTACCAAATATTTATCACACATTTTTTTAAATATTATAAAAAACGCCGAAAAATGATTGGAGGAAAATACTTGAATAATCCACATAATGATTACATTAATAGATTAAAAATCTACACAGATTCAATTAAAGAACAAAATAGTTCAATAAAAACTATAGAATACTTGAGACTTCTTACTCTAATAGTAGGTATTAGTATTACCATTTATACTTTCAATACCAATAATTATTTTGTAAGTATAATAATTTCTATTTTCTCATTGGCTATCTTTATTTATTTAGTTAACCAGCACAACAAAGAGGTAAGAAAAAGAAAATATTTCACTGCTTTAAGGGATATAAATGAATCTGCCCTAAAGAGACTAAAGGGGCAATGGAGAAATTTCAAAGATGACGGAAGTGAATTTAAACATAAAGAACATCCTTATTCAGAAGACTTGGATATATTAGGTGAGAATTCCCTATTTCAGTGGATTAATACTTGCAAAACATTTATGGGGAGAGAATCTCTAAAAAACCGACTTTTAAATCCCCTTGAAACACCTTCTGATATAAGTATGGTTCAAGAATCATTACAGGAACTAGCTGTGGATTTAAAATGGCGTCAACTATTTGAATCTGAAGCAATAGTTATTCCTTCAGAACCTATTAACCCAGAGGAATTATATAAATGGGGAAAAGCCAGAAATGAGTTATATATAAAATCCTGGTTTGCTTTCACAATTAAATTACTGCCTTTTTTAACAATAATGTTAATGATTTTATCTTATAGTACCTCTTTGATAAGTTTTAAATTGCCCTACATTATGCTTATAATTCAAATATTACTTTTATTTATAGATGTAAAAAAAAGAAATGCCACATTTAAAAGTCTTTACAAATACAAAAATAGTATAACTATATATTTAAAAATGTTAACTTTAATTGAGGAAAAAGATTTTAAAAACAGATATTTAAAACAATTGAGAGCTAATCTGCTGACTTCTAAAAATATATCTGCAGTAAAATCCATAAAAAAACTATCTGCTATATATAATAAAGTATGTGATAGAAAAAATATGTTGTCTATAGTCCTTAATATATTATTTCTATGGGACTATCAGTGCATAGTAGAATTTGAAAAATGGAGAGTTAAATCGGGCAATAATCTGGAAAAATGGTTTAACACTATAGGTGAATTTGAAGCATTAAATAGTATTTCAAATATTATCTACGATAATCCAGATTGGGCTATGCCCTTAATTTCAGATAATACTTATATAATCAAAGCTGCTGAATTAGGTCATCCTCTTTTAGGTAATACGAGAGTATGTAATAACATTACAATAGATAATAAAAAAAACATTTTATTAATAACAGGTTCAAATATGTCTGGTAAAAGTACTTTTCTAAGAACTGTAGGTTTGAATTTAGTACTAAGTTACATTGGAGCTCCTGTATGCGCAAAAAAATTTCAGTGCTCACTTATGGAGGTATTTACCTGCATGAGAATAAGAGATGACTTAGAAAATAATATCTCCTCCTTTTATGCAGAAATATTAAGGATAAAGATGATCGTTGAGAATGTAAAGAAAACTTCAAAGGTATTTTTTCTTTTAGATGAGTTGTTTAAAGGAACTAATTCTATTGACAGACACCTTGGTGCAAAAGCACTGATAAAACAATTAGGGGGCCAGGGAGCCTCAGGATTGATTTCCACCCATGACTTGGAACTTTGTAGTTTAGAGCAGGAATATCCTAGAATCAAAAATTACCACTTTCGGGAATACTATTTAGACAATGAATTAAAATTTGATTACAAAATTCGAAATGGAATATCTACTACCAGAAATGCTAAATACCTTATCAAACTGGCAGGTATAGATTTTGAACAACAATAAAAAGACTTATCAATTTTTAAGATAAGTCTTTTTATACAAATTATATATACCTAAATACCTTTATATAGACTTTTCTATTCCTTGGTCCATCAAATTCACAAAAATAAATGCCCTGCCATGTTCCCAATTTCAACTCTCTATTTTCAATAATAACATTACAAGAAGAACCCATTAATGATGCCTTTATGTGAGCATGGGAGTTGCCTTCTATATGTAAGTATCCATTCTGCCTTGGAAAGGCCTTATTAAGTCCTGCTAAAATATCTTCTACAACATCAGGATCGGCATTTTCATTTATTGTAACCCCTGCAGTAGTATGAGGAATAAAAATTACAGCCATGCCATCTTTCACATTATTTTTTCTTACGGTTTCCCTAACAAGAGCTGTTATGTCTATAAATTCTTGTTCTTGTTTAGTCTTTAATAAATATTCCATATTAATCCCCTCATATTTTATCAATCTTTGACCCCTACGGCCTTTTTAGCTAATAAATCAGCCATATCATTATACTTATCTTCTCCAGAGTGAGCTTTAACTTTTTTAAATTTTATATCTATTTTTTTCATGTATTTTTGCATAAATTCTTTATAATCCTTTGTCAATACCTTGTTAGCCTTCCATTCACCTTTAGCCCAACATTCAATTCCCATATAATCGTAAACTATAGTTATCTCTTTAAAGTCATTTGCAATAGCCAATTCAACAGCTTTTAATGCTCCTCTTATTTCCCCAAAAACATTTTTGCTTTCATTCATTTCCATGCTTCTAAACGCACCCAAATCTTTAAAAATAACCTGATCATTTTGCACCAGAACCAAACCATAACCTGCCACTTTTTCTTTGTTATTAAAGGAACCATCTACATAGGCATAAAGAGCATTACGTTCTTTTTTAGTATCTTCAAGCTGCATATTTTCATCTATATTATCTTTTTTATCCGTAAGTTCTGCAAATATTTCAGCTTCTTTACGACTCGTAAATTTCTTATACTTAGCGCCAGAAAAACCCTTTATCTGTTCTTCACACTCAGCCCATGCATCATAAACCCCTGGTTTGCGTCCCTGTTTAACAGCATAAAAATTTGCCACAATACATCCTCCTAAAATAACAATTTTATAGTAAATTAATTATACCCCAGAAATACATTTATTTCTATAAAAACAGTATAAGGATTATTTTTTATAGCTATACTATCCTGGCTATTAAAAACATAGTTTTCATTCCAAGATTAGTAAATTTCTCTTCATATTCTGTGACTACATTGTCAGTAAAACCACTGTCATGTAAATCATAAGTTATATAATCTATACTAAATCCACTTTCCACAAAATACTCCTGTGATTCCTCAAAAAGCCCCCTATCATCTGTTTTAAACCATACCTCACTTTTGGGCTTTAAAAACTTTTTATAAATATTCAAAAATCCAGTATGGGTAAGCCTCCTTTTTTTCTGTCTTCTTTTTGGCCAGGGATTACAGAAATTTATGTATATCCTCCCTACCTCATCTCTGTCAAAAACATTTTCAATCTTTGATATATTCATAGGTATTATCCTTATATTCTCAGCTTCAGCTTCTACAACCTTTTTCAGTGCATAAATTAAAACTTCATCCTTTAAATCAATTCCAATATAATTTATATGTTTATTGTTCAGTGCCTGTGTACATAAAAATTTTCCTCTTCCACAACCCAACTCCAAATATATTTCTCCATCATTCTTAAATTCATCCTTCCATTTTCCTTTAAATAGAGAAGGGTTTATTATAGTCAGGTTACTAGCTTCCATCTCAGGTCTAGCCCACCACTTTTTTCTCAGTCTCATAATTTGAAAATTCCTTTCTTTTATTTAAAATTTTTTATCAAAATTAAAGCTATTTCTACAATATACGATAATCATAAGTACTTATATTATACTAATTTATATTCAGGTTGTGAAAATTATGGAATACTTTGTAGAAGAACTTAAAAATAAAAAAATAATTGCTGCTGATGATATAAAAATTCTTAAAAACTATATTAATAAAAAGTACTCCAAAGCTGATGCTAAAGAAAAAGCAAAAATGCTTTCTAACACTATACATCGTATTTTAGATTCAAATCTAAAAGAGCTTCCAGAAGATTATAGGCAAACTATAAAAATAGATATTCTAAAAAGTACATTTTCTCAAAATAAGACCTCTATTTTCATGTATGATGCATTTAACTGCTGCATGAAAAATGAATATTTGAAACAAAATTCAAAAAAAGAAATCCTCAAATGGATAAATGCACACATAAAAAATAAGATTGAAGAAAATGATTTAAATATATACATAGGTATACCACAGAATACAATTTCACAGGATATAAAAATAGACCTGTCAAAAGTTAATGATGGTTATCCCGCTGCATCTTTGGACTTAAAAGCCCCTATAGTTATTCCTGATAAATCGATAAAAATAACAAAAGATTACAAATCAAATAAAAAACCTTTAATTTTTGCCATACTGAGTGCTATATTAATTCTTGAAATAATAGGACAATCCTTTCATGGAAAAAATATTCTAAAAGCTTCTTTTTCCCTTATTTCAGCTTCCGAAAGAAAAGGTATATATATAAAAAATATTATTGAAGAAGTGACTCTAGAGGATTATAACAAGAACCACCCCAATAAATATCTTCCCGAGTATTTAAAATACCAAAAAGTAGATACACATAAACTAAAAGCCTTTTTAAATAGTCGTAATTCACTTTTATGCAAAGAGCCTTACTTTTCCACCATAATGACTACAGCAAGAGAATTCAATCTAAATCCTATTTTACTCTTTGCTATAACTGGACAAGAACAAAATTTTGTGCCTATAAATACCAATAATGCATATAAGATAGCAAATAATCCTTTTAATGTATATCACAGCTGGCAGGAATATAATACCAACATAAGTGATTCATCAAAAATAGCAGCTAATACAATTATAAATTTATCTGAAAACAGACCAGAGGAAAATAATCCCTTTATATGGATAGGAAAAAAATATGCGGAAGATACAAACTGGGGAAATGGAGTTCAATCCATTTTTGAAGAAATCAACAGCTATTTTTCATCTAATAACTAAAAATAAAACTTCCAATTCAACTTATTGGAAGTTTTATTCAGTTGTCAATTAAAATATACTATTGGCTATACTGATAAACATATTATATAACATATAAGATGGAACACCTACTATATATCTGGCTAAAGGTGTAGCTACAAACAGTACCAGTATAATCAACTGATATCTATATACAGTACCTGATATTCTATAAAATACTGAAGGAAATAAATCTTTTAGTATATGAAATCCATCCAAACCAGGCAGGGGTATCAAATTAAACACAGCCAACATGCAATTTATATTTATAACATACAAAATAATTTTGATTATTATATTGGAAATTGGAGTAGACTCCATAGATAATAATCCAAATCTATATATAACCACTGTTAAAATAGCCGCTAAAAAGGCTATTATTAAATTGGCCAGAGGTCCTGCTACGGAAACTTTTAAATCATCCCTATTTTTATTTTTAAAAGCACCTGGATTTATTTCAACAGGTTTAGCCCAGCCAAATCCTACCAGCAGTATCATTATAAATCCTATAATATCTACATGTGCAAATGGATTTAAAGTAAGTCTTCCCTGAAATTTAGGGGTTTTATCTCCCAATCTATCTGCTACAAATGCATGTGCAAATTCATGAAAGGTAAGACCTATAAGTATAGCCGGTATAATGAGTATTTTTTCCAGTATTTTTTCATTCAAATGATTTCATCCCTTCTTTTCAACTAATTCAATAGCGTTTTTTCTAATTTTCCATTACTTACAGAGGCAATCCCTCCATCATATATCCCTATAAAATTTCCTTTATATGTATATTGTTTCCCACTTCCTACCTCTTGAACAATTCCTTCTAGAGCATTGTTTATATATATTTTCCCGGAAGGCATTACAAACACATTTTTTTTGTCTACAAATTGATTTAAATTTATATTTTGATAATCATACCCACCAGAATCTATGGTTCCACAATATATATTTGATATCTTGCCATCTTTTTCATCTCCTATATATACTCTATCATTTTCATCTATTCCTACCCATACGGGTTTATTTTCAATTCCATGAATAGTAAGGGGCTCATCTTCATCAGTTATATATATATCATTATGTACACTATCTTCATATATTAATTTGTCTTGAAGATATAAAATCCCTATTTGACCTACTATATAAGAATTTAAAGGTATTTTTTCTACTTTTTTCATTATATCCACTCTGTATATAGTGGTTCTCATACCTTTACTTTCCATTTTAACATATATTACATTGGTAAGATGTGATTCCTGTATATTATCAATTTTAGCTTCCGTGTCTGACCAGTCTAATTCTTTTATATTTTCCTTTATATCCTTATCTACTTCATAATAAGACAATTCAAATTTTGAACCTTCCTGTGAATCTTCTTTTTCAGCAATAAGTATTCTACTTCTATCCTGAAGCCACTTATAAAAAGATACCTGAACTCCATCCT
This window of the Clostridium kluyveri DSM 555 genome carries:
- a CDS encoding Hsp20/alpha crystallin family protein — its product is MKRKECNGSNNIKSLIRNRDEFMNMILDMIENDNHKSHTGSSANVSENSKEIIDPITHIFDEGDKIIIVVELPGIEEENVNLEIDGNDLIITAEGSEKHYYKKITLRHIPVLENISKNYHNSIYSIEIKK
- a CDS encoding MutS family DNA mismatch repair protein translates to MNNPHNDYINRLKIYTDSIKEQNSSIKTIEYLRLLTLIVGISITIYTFNTNNYFVSIIISIFSLAIFIYLVNQHNKEVRKRKYFTALRDINESALKRLKGQWRNFKDDGSEFKHKEHPYSEDLDILGENSLFQWINTCKTFMGRESLKNRLLNPLETPSDISMVQESLQELAVDLKWRQLFESEAIVIPSEPINPEELYKWGKARNELYIKSWFAFTIKLLPFLTIMLMILSYSTSLISFKLPYIMLIIQILLLFIDVKKRNATFKSLYKYKNSITIYLKMLTLIEEKDFKNRYLKQLRANLLTSKNISAVKSIKKLSAIYNKVCDRKNMLSIVLNILFLWDYQCIVEFEKWRVKSGNNLEKWFNTIGEFEALNSISNIIYDNPDWAMPLISDNTYIIKAAELGHPLLGNTRVCNNITIDNKKNILLITGSNMSGKSTFLRTVGLNLVLSYIGAPVCAKKFQCSLMEVFTCMRIRDDLENNISSFYAEILRIKMIVENVKKTSKVFFLLDELFKGTNSIDRHLGAKALIKQLGGQGASGLISTHDLELCSLEQEYPRIKNYHFREYYLDNELKFDYKIRNGISTTRNAKYLIKLAGIDFEQQ
- a CDS encoding secondary thiamine-phosphate synthase enzyme YjbQ, translated to MEYLLKTKQEQEFIDITALVRETVRKNNVKDGMAVIFIPHTTAGVTINENADPDVVEDILAGLNKAFPRQNGYLHIEGNSHAHIKASLMGSSCNVIIENRELKLGTWQGIYFCEFDGPRNRKVYIKVFRYI
- a CDS encoding viroplasmin family protein; amino-acid sequence: MANFYAVKQGRKPGVYDAWAECEEQIKGFSGAKYKKFTSRKEAEIFAELTDKKDNIDENMQLEDTKKERNALYAYVDGSFNNKEKVAGYGLVLVQNDQVIFKDLGAFRSMEMNESKNVFGEIRGALKAVELAIANDFKEITIVYDYMGIECWAKGEWKANKVLTKDYKEFMQKYMKKIDIKFKKVKAHSGEDKYNDMADLLAKKAVGVKD
- the trmB gene encoding tRNA (guanosine(46)-N7)-methyltransferase TrmB, with the protein product MRLRKKWWARPEMEASNLTIINPSLFKGKWKDEFKNDGEIYLELGCGRGKFLCTQALNNKHINYIGIDLKDEVLIYALKKVVEAEAENIRIIPMNISKIENVFDRDEVGRIYINFCNPWPKRRQKKRRLTHTGFLNIYKKFLKPKSEVWFKTDDRGLFEESQEYFVESGFSIDYITYDLHDSGFTDNVVTEYEEKFTNLGMKTMFLIARIV
- a CDS encoding site-2 protease family protein; this encodes MNEKILEKILIIPAILIGLTFHEFAHAFVADRLGDKTPKFQGRLTLNPFAHVDIIGFIMILLVGFGWAKPVEINPGAFKNKNRDDLKVSVAGPLANLIIAFLAAILTVVIYRFGLLSMESTPISNIIIKIILYVININCMLAVFNLIPLPGLDGFHILKDLFPSVFYRISGTVYRYQLIILVLFVATPLARYIVGVPSYMLYNMFISIANSIF